The following coding sequences lie in one Methanohalophilus levihalophilus genomic window:
- a CDS encoding nucleotide sugar dehydrogenase: MSGKLQSILEERGPIKKIGVIGMGYVGIPAAALFADSPKFDHVLGFQRNSPTSGYKIDMLNNGESPLKGEEPGLEDLLGRVVNAGKFECTPDFSRISELDAVALAIQTPFKDPKDLLPDFGALIDGIRNAGKYMKPGTLVVLESTITPGTTAGMAKEILEEESGFVAGEDFALAHAPERVMVGRLLKNIQEHDRIVGGIDEPSTKRAVELYEPVLTKGKVIPMTATAAEVTKTAENTFRDLQIAAANQLALYCEAMGINVYDVRAGIDSLKGEGITRAILWPGAGVGGHCLTKDTYHLERGIQIAGQQPLDFPQDVRSLYVTARHVNDFMPTHMYHLTEQALDRTGKSVKGSKVAILGWAFINDSDDARNTPSEIYRDIVMNAGSKVEIHDPHVLNYPGVEISQDLESVVKDADVVAIFAGHKQYFGLDAEKLKELTGIDKPVVVDGRNVIDPDNFIEAGFVYKGIGRGDKNNHLM; the protein is encoded by the coding sequence ATGAGCGGAAAATTACAATCAATTCTTGAGGAAAGAGGACCTATCAAAAAAATCGGAGTCATTGGCATGGGTTACGTAGGCATCCCTGCAGCGGCATTGTTTGCAGATTCGCCTAAGTTTGACCATGTTCTTGGTTTCCAGCGAAATTCACCTACTTCAGGATATAAAATTGACATGCTGAATAATGGTGAAAGCCCCCTCAAAGGAGAAGAACCCGGACTTGAAGACTTGCTTGGAAGGGTTGTAAATGCCGGAAAATTCGAATGCACCCCGGATTTTTCCCGGATTTCAGAACTTGATGCAGTTGCACTTGCAATACAAACCCCATTTAAAGATCCAAAGGATCTTTTGCCTGATTTTGGAGCACTTATAGACGGAATCAGAAATGCAGGCAAATATATGAAACCCGGAACTCTGGTGGTTCTGGAATCCACAATTACACCCGGTACAACCGCAGGCATGGCAAAAGAGATACTTGAAGAAGAGTCAGGTTTTGTTGCAGGAGAAGATTTTGCACTTGCCCATGCCCCGGAGAGAGTAATGGTGGGGAGATTATTGAAAAACATACAGGAACACGACCGTATCGTAGGAGGAATTGACGAACCCAGTACCAAACGGGCAGTGGAATTGTATGAACCCGTACTCACAAAAGGAAAAGTCATACCAATGACCGCCACGGCAGCCGAAGTTACAAAAACGGCTGAAAATACTTTCCGCGATCTTCAGATAGCAGCTGCAAACCAGCTTGCACTTTATTGCGAGGCAATGGGCATCAATGTGTATGATGTTCGTGCGGGAATTGACAGTCTGAAAGGCGAAGGAATCACACGGGCCATACTCTGGCCGGGAGCCGGTGTAGGAGGGCATTGCCTGACAAAGGATACCTACCATCTGGAACGAGGGATACAGATAGCAGGACAGCAGCCTCTGGATTTCCCACAGGATGTTAGGTCACTTTACGTCACTGCCCGCCACGTCAATGATTTCATGCCCACACATATGTATCATCTGACCGAACAAGCTTTAGATCGCACAGGAAAGTCTGTGAAAGGTTCAAAGGTAGCAATCCTTGGCTGGGCATTTATTAACGATTCGGATGATGCAAGAAATACTCCTTCTGAAATCTACCGGGACATCGTTATGAACGCAGGATCAAAAGTTGAAATCCATGACCCCCATGTACTGAATTATCCTGGAGTGGAGATTTCACAGGATCTGGAAAGTGTCGTAAAGGATGCAGATGTCGTGGCGATTTTCGCAGGCCACAAGCAATACTTTGGACTTGATGCAGAAAAGTTGAAAGAATTAACTGGAATTGATAAACCTGTGGTAGTAGATGGAAGGAACGTTATCGATCCTGACAATTTCATCGAAGCTGGTTTTGTGTATAAAGGTATTGGAAGAGGAGACAAAAATAATCATTTGATGTAA
- a CDS encoding UDP-N-acetylglucosamine 3-dehydrogenase, with protein MRVGVIGTGAMGQNHVRIYSEMDNVELVGIADVDKERVALLASEYNTQGFTDYRELLRMELDAVSIVVPTKLHKQVALDVIESGANLLVEKPIADSTENADAIIEAAKKNDKVLMIGHIERFNPAVARLKEIIDSGILGKIVSISTRRVGPYNPRIRDVGVILDIGVHDIDIISYLYGAQANEVYAVAGANIHPFEDHATIHMRLNHELSGLVEVNWLTPHKIRKLTVVGLEGVAYLDYMDQTVEIHDKDWIRKAKVEKGEPLRRELEHFIHCIENGEEAQPSGSEGKHALEVSLAAIQSYNDEKLIKIE; from the coding sequence ATGCGAGTTGGAGTGATAGGAACAGGCGCAATGGGCCAGAACCACGTTCGAATTTACAGCGAGATGGACAACGTCGAACTTGTGGGTATCGCAGATGTAGACAAGGAACGGGTTGCTCTACTTGCATCAGAATATAATACACAGGGTTTCACAGACTACAGGGAACTACTGAGAATGGAACTTGATGCAGTAAGCATAGTAGTTCCGACAAAACTCCATAAGCAGGTCGCTCTTGATGTAATCGAAAGCGGAGCAAATCTTCTTGTTGAAAAACCGATTGCAGATTCAACTGAAAATGCAGACGCAATTATCGAAGCCGCAAAAAAGAATGATAAAGTTCTCATGATAGGCCACATTGAGAGGTTCAATCCTGCAGTAGCCAGATTAAAAGAGATTATTGATTCAGGCATTCTCGGGAAAATTGTCTCAATTTCCACCAGAAGAGTCGGACCATACAACCCGAGGATAAGGGATGTAGGGGTTATTCTTGATATCGGGGTCCATGATATCGATATTATTTCATACCTTTATGGTGCACAGGCAAATGAAGTATATGCGGTTGCAGGCGCAAATATTCACCCATTTGAAGATCATGCAACCATCCACATGCGCCTTAATCACGAGCTTTCGGGCCTCGTCGAAGTAAACTGGCTCACCCCGCACAAAATACGGAAATTAACTGTGGTGGGACTCGAAGGAGTTGCCTACCTTGATTACATGGATCAGACCGTCGAGATCCACGACAAAGACTGGATTCGAAAAGCCAAAGTGGAAAAAGGAGAGCCACTTCGCAGGGAGCTGGAACATTTCATTCATTGTATTGAAAACGGAGAAGAAGCGCAGCCATCCGGATCAGAAGGAAAGCATGCGCTGGAAGTTTCTCTTGCAGCCATTCAGTCATATAACGATGAGAAATTAATCAAAATCGAATAA
- a CDS encoding phosphatase PAP2 family protein: protein MTLLLIPALLLMVIAGYYIFVPADVRNSRKNIRRLKRWAHFLTDILLYTIPMLVVYALVHLQDIAASAVGIPAGQNYARYIMILEGDSVSLIQELATPLLTYVSGFFYLLMFPFLIVFTFLLLLYLQRYRATQEFVVAFILIYMFAFPFFVLFPVHVTGYTLACVTPLLYNLSPIIAHGVRIVDPTLNNCFPSLHAALSMMAMLVVLHNVESRRYRIFSIVTTATILFTILYLGIHWITDLVGGILLAVICCFVAFRYSDSLFGSYRSLIARISYYLRKPSVPCVNCNSRIKMKSDLSCPNCGMSYGSTMKMSSFVERFRKFFT from the coding sequence ATGACCTTGCTTTTAATTCCTGCTTTATTACTGATGGTCATTGCAGGGTACTATATCTTTGTACCAGCTGATGTTCGCAACAGCAGGAAGAATATCCGCCGTTTGAAACGCTGGGCTCACTTCCTGACTGATATTTTGCTGTACACCATACCAATGCTGGTGGTTTATGCACTGGTGCATCTTCAGGACATTGCAGCAAGTGCGGTTGGCATTCCCGCAGGACAGAATTATGCCCGTTACATAATGATACTTGAGGGCGATTCTGTAAGCCTTATACAGGAACTAGCTACCCCTTTGCTCACTTATGTAAGCGGGTTCTTTTATTTGCTGATGTTCCCGTTTTTGATTGTGTTTACCTTCCTTCTCTTGCTATACTTGCAACGATACAGGGCAACTCAGGAATTTGTTGTAGCATTTATACTCATCTACATGTTTGCATTTCCTTTCTTTGTCCTTTTTCCGGTCCATGTGACGGGCTATACTCTTGCGTGCGTAACTCCCCTGCTTTATAACCTGAGCCCAATTATAGCTCATGGAGTCCGCATTGTTGATCCAACCCTTAACAACTGTTTCCCCAGTCTCCATGCGGCCCTGTCCATGATGGCTATGTTGGTAGTGCTGCATAATGTGGAATCCCGGCGCTATAGGATTTTCTCAATAGTCACAACTGCCACCATTCTCTTTACCATTCTTTATCTTGGAATCCACTGGATTACTGATCTTGTTGGGGGTATTCTTCTGGCAGTAATATGCTGCTTTGTAGCTTTCCGGTATAGCGATTCACTGTTTGGTTCCTATAGGTCTCTGATTGCCAGAATTTCATATTATCTGCGAAAACCAAGTGTTCCATGTGTCAACTGCAATTCAAGGATAAAAATGAAATCGGATCTTTCCTGTCCAAATTGTGGGATGAGCTATGGAAGCACCATGAAAATGTCATCTTTTGTTGAAAGATTCAGGAAATTTTTTACTTAA